A stretch of Flavobacteriales bacterium DNA encodes these proteins:
- a CDS encoding tetratricopeptide repeat protein gives MKELSATNTINALQDKLSECNAKKQNDSVKLQLLLELVELLKDENFIKACEYAYEAIELAEKLSDAKANARAREGLANSLWKMSEYQEGIIQFQAALDLKLGLSDHYGVAQCYCGMGIVSGILEQYDKALDYFERALSSAQVAKRFQLSAVITGNIGNVYFKLSRFEDSMQCFQHAHDYFVEIGHIRGIADMLDGMAGIYVHRGQYEEGIEILRKSLALRQQDRHKRGIAVAMLNIGIAKKEAGELKQAKFELETALNYMRSINLKIFEQELFQQLMDVCLELGETESFRTYLQDYERAQYEELKQKGQQRNSISKLGQTPAF, from the coding sequence ATGAAGGAACTATCCGCCACAAACACGATCAATGCACTTCAAGATAAGTTGAGTGAGTGTAATGCCAAAAAGCAGAATGATTCTGTAAAGCTGCAGTTGCTTCTGGAATTGGTTGAATTGCTGAAGGATGAAAATTTCATAAAGGCTTGTGAATATGCTTATGAAGCCATTGAACTAGCGGAAAAACTTTCTGATGCTAAAGCCAATGCCAGAGCAAGAGAAGGTCTTGCCAATAGTCTCTGGAAGATGTCTGAATATCAGGAAGGTATCATCCAATTTCAAGCTGCTTTAGATCTGAAACTCGGTTTGTCAGACCATTATGGTGTGGCACAATGCTATTGTGGAATGGGCATCGTATCGGGTATTCTTGAACAGTACGATAAGGCACTCGACTATTTTGAGCGGGCCCTTTCTTCGGCTCAAGTCGCCAAACGGTTCCAGCTTTCAGCAGTCATTACGGGTAATATCGGTAACGTGTATTTTAAGCTTTCACGTTTCGAAGATTCCATGCAATGTTTTCAGCATGCACACGATTACTTTGTAGAGATCGGACACATTCGGGGAATTGCAGATATGCTTGATGGTATGGCGGGTATTTACGTTCATCGAGGCCAGTACGAAGAAGGGATTGAAATTCTGCGCAAATCCTTGGCATTACGCCAGCAGGATAGGCATAAACGAGGTATTGCAGTTGCCATGCTTAACATAGGAATAGCAAAAAAGGAAGCAGGAGAGTTGAAACAAGCAAAATTCGAACTCGAAACAGCGCTAAACTATATGCGATCCATTAATCTCAAAATATTTGAGCAGGAGCTTTTTCAGCAGCTTATGGATGTATGCCTAGAACTTGGAGAAACGGAGAGTTTTCGAACATATCTGCAGGATTATGAGCGTGCTCAGTATGAAGAACTTAAGCAGAAAGGGCAGCAGCGCAATAGTATATCCAAACTAGGTCAAACACCTGCTTTCTGA
- a CDS encoding tetratricopeptide repeat protein translates to MHQGVKSPLSVLNWNFILPSILTSALLFSVGTYCYGQSQISDALLGVWNASEQTYTQRATALDDLIWDHYMYRRPDSALIISRELTHFVEREARNDDALNARIKGTMGVAYWQLGKLDSAALHLQMALALDRKIGNQKAQAATLTNLGNVFADQGDYNGALVRYRQAMAKQRELQDTTGVIMTLNNIGVLHDQFTGKHDSAIYYYRRSLALQLSSGNTSALSRTYNNIGIVMRYVGQRDSAMNMFIEAVKIDRLANDMQSEAYGLNNIAYVLQDMGVYSAALDTLKKSLALRTELGDSSGVATCLNTMGRIYSKQADYQGAIDAHTRSLAIHRASRSRQNESVTLNNLGIVYRELEEYEKALAYFSASMHIREQTGDRKGIAGSLDNQGNIYEVMGQLNRALQLYHKSYAIQNELTDKRGMALSLINQASVLEKQGNETGALNNYMKALELQTEVGDEEVSVSYNLGIARILLKQNKKAEAAEVAMKAYDNAKLLGNVSKIRDCALLNAQIMEQQGNHLPALVMFKEYMLMRDSVLSEENLKKALAADFRYRLEAQKAMSEERLAMQKNLSKAELNSLEWKLYAAGIGFIMLLLSGVLGMRDLQRKKRSNKLISEQKQRIEEAHNELNDSLRYAQTLQHAMLPSEASIREDFPESFVIYEPKNVVSGDFYWGKKVDDLIYFAVADCTGHGVPAAMLSVIGIDGLLHVLENNPMADTSTLLNKLNAEVSAHFSQSGTNLTDGLDIGLCRFDMTKGELCFSGAYHSCWIYRDNQLIELKGNRTSIGRMESPIRFIGHRHLLQKGDMLYLFTDGVYDQFGGANSRKLMRKQLRKILEEIERLPMEQQADSFKQAWNNWKGNEEQTDDICLIGIRWT, encoded by the coding sequence ATGCATCAAGGCGTAAAAAGCCCCCTATCGGTTCTTAATTGGAACTTCATTTTACCCTCGATACTTACCAGCGCATTGCTGTTTTCTGTTGGCACTTATTGTTATGGTCAGTCTCAGATTTCTGATGCATTGCTCGGTGTGTGGAATGCTTCTGAGCAGACCTACACGCAGAGGGCCACTGCACTTGATGACCTGATATGGGACCATTACATGTACCGAAGACCAGACAGTGCCCTCATTATTTCAAGAGAGCTTACGCATTTTGTGGAGCGCGAGGCGCGGAATGATGATGCCCTGAACGCACGGATCAAAGGCACCATGGGTGTGGCATATTGGCAATTGGGGAAGTTGGACAGTGCCGCCCTGCATCTGCAGATGGCCTTGGCGCTTGATAGGAAGATCGGAAACCAGAAAGCACAGGCAGCAACGCTTACCAATTTGGGAAACGTATTTGCAGACCAAGGAGATTACAATGGTGCGCTTGTACGGTATCGCCAAGCCATGGCCAAACAGAGAGAGCTACAGGATACCACGGGTGTGATAATGACACTGAACAACATAGGTGTCCTGCACGACCAATTCACGGGCAAACACGATTCCGCTATCTATTATTACCGAAGATCGCTGGCGCTGCAGTTAAGTTCTGGAAATACAAGCGCCCTTAGTAGAACCTACAACAACATTGGCATTGTAATGCGTTACGTGGGGCAGCGCGACTCTGCCATGAACATGTTCATCGAAGCCGTAAAGATCGATAGGCTGGCCAACGATATGCAGTCGGAAGCGTATGGACTTAACAATATTGCCTACGTGTTGCAGGACATGGGTGTTTACTCAGCCGCATTGGACACTTTGAAGAAAAGTCTTGCGCTACGTACCGAACTTGGAGACTCTTCCGGTGTGGCCACTTGCCTGAACACCATGGGGCGCATCTATTCAAAACAGGCAGATTACCAAGGCGCCATAGATGCTCACACACGTAGTTTGGCCATTCATAGGGCCAGTCGTAGCAGACAGAACGAATCTGTTACGCTGAACAATCTGGGAATAGTGTACCGGGAATTGGAGGAATACGAAAAGGCCTTAGCGTACTTTTCTGCCAGTATGCACATACGCGAGCAGACGGGCGATAGAAAAGGAATTGCAGGATCGCTCGATAATCAAGGAAATATTTATGAAGTCATGGGGCAACTGAACCGTGCTTTACAATTATACCATAAAAGCTATGCCATACAGAACGAACTTACCGACAAGCGCGGCATGGCGCTTAGTCTCATCAACCAAGCATCGGTATTGGAGAAGCAAGGGAATGAAACCGGGGCTCTTAACAATTACATGAAAGCCTTGGAATTGCAGACAGAAGTGGGAGACGAAGAAGTCTCTGTTTCTTACAATTTGGGCATTGCCCGCATACTATTGAAGCAGAACAAGAAAGCCGAAGCAGCTGAGGTTGCAATGAAAGCGTATGACAACGCCAAGTTGCTTGGCAATGTTAGCAAGATACGCGACTGTGCATTGCTCAATGCCCAGATAATGGAACAACAAGGCAACCATCTACCAGCCTTGGTCATGTTCAAAGAATATATGCTGATGAGAGATAGCGTATTGAGTGAAGAAAACCTGAAGAAGGCATTGGCGGCTGATTTCAGGTACCGATTAGAGGCACAGAAAGCAATGTCGGAAGAGCGTTTGGCAATGCAGAAGAATCTCAGCAAAGCCGAACTCAACAGTCTGGAGTGGAAACTTTACGCAGCCGGCATAGGTTTTATCATGCTCTTGCTGTCAGGTGTATTGGGCATGCGCGACCTACAACGTAAAAAACGCAGCAACAAACTCATATCAGAACAAAAGCAGCGCATTGAGGAGGCACACAATGAGTTGAATGACAGCCTGCGTTATGCGCAAACCCTACAGCACGCCATGCTACCATCTGAAGCAAGCATCAGGGAGGATTTTCCAGAATCTTTTGTGATATATGAACCCAAGAATGTGGTTTCGGGCGATTTCTACTGGGGAAAGAAAGTGGACGACCTGATATACTTTGCAGTTGCAGACTGCACCGGACATGGAGTGCCTGCCGCCATGCTTAGCGTAATCGGGATTGATGGTCTGCTCCACGTTTTGGAGAACAACCCAATGGCAGATACATCTACATTATTGAATAAACTCAATGCAGAGGTAAGCGCACATTTCAGCCAAAGCGGAACGAATCTTACAGATGGTCTGGATATTGGACTGTGCCGTTTTGATATGACCAAAGGTGAACTTTGCTTTTCTGGCGCTTACCATTCCTGCTGGATATACAGGGACAACCAGCTTATTGAACTCAAAGGAAACCGCACATCCATTGGCCGTATGGAATCGCCTATTCGGTTCATAGGCCACAGGCACCTGCTGCAGAAAGGAGATATGCTTTACCTGTTTACAGATGGGGTCTATGATCAGTTCGGAGGGGCGAATAGCAGAAAACTGATGCGGAAACAGTTACGCAAGATCCTTGAGGAAATTGAGCGTTTACCTATGGAGCAACAAGCAGATTCCTTTAAACAGGCATGGAACAATTGGAAAGGAAATGAGGAACAGACCGATGATATATGTTTGATCGGTATTCGATGGACCTAA